In Portunus trituberculatus isolate SZX2019 chromosome 44, ASM1759143v1, whole genome shotgun sequence, a single window of DNA contains:
- the LOC123518689 gene encoding uncharacterized protein LOC123518689 — protein MFGSGSDMEKPIHETLAPLLNAALWRKPIKEQVQKLVAKHKIPANVPNMTTPRLNQELFEVMNKEGKFQDIALQRYVGLVTKALIPLSGIISDMGSKTTKAVEHYLPQLNDTLQLLTASVNYMNHARTDGIRASIRHLPMNKICNWETKVGTDVVFPFDVVKKLEDLKKAKKLTSTLTPTKRYGQGVGRWPRSRFGLSRPYYPYTRQPSRQGSSTRKRSFLGKGPQYPQSRRILEHK, from the coding sequence ATGTTTGGCAGTGGTAGTGACATGGAAAAGCCCATACATGAAACTCTGGCTCCTTTATTGAATGCTGCGTTATGGAGGAAACCTATAAAGGAGCAGGTACAGAAGCTGGTTGCCAAGCACAAGATCCCGGCTAACGTCCCTAACATGACCACTCCAAGATTGAATCAAGAATTGTTTGAAGTGATGAACAAGGAgggaaagtttcaagacattgcATTGCAGCGATACGTTGGCCTTGTCACGAAAGCCCTAATTCCGTTGTCTGGTATTATTAGTGACATGGGATCCAAGACAACGAAAGCTGTGGAACATTATTTGCCGCAGTTGAACGACACATTGCAACTTTTGACTGCTTCAGTGAACTATATGAATCACGCACGAACCGATGGGATCCGTGCAAGCATTCGCCACCTGCCCATGAACAAGATTTGCAACTGGGAGACCAAAGTGGGTACCGATGTTGTCTTCCCGTTTGATGTGGTAAAGAAGCTTGAGGATCTGAAGAAGGCCAAGAAGCTCACGTCCACACTCACCCCCACCAAGAGGTATGGCCAAGGTGTGGGGAGGTGGCCAAGGAGCAGGTTTGGTCTATCCAGGCCATATTACCCCTACACACGGCAACCTTCCAGGCAGGGTTCCTCTACACGGAAGAGGTCTTTTTTAGGGAAAGGCCCACAGTACCCACAGAGCAGGAGGATACTGGAGCACAAGTAG
- the LOC123518687 gene encoding glycerol-3-phosphate dehydrogenase, mitochondrial-like isoform X4: MSERGLAWVMAGSRTRTMARIVGLGAGIVGVGALTASYIYDDDQHTKRQFIRVAAAENLNSRPTKPLPTREQQLKSLSSESFDILIIGGGATGAGCALDSVSRGLKTALVEMEDFSSGTSSRSTKLIHGGVRYLQKAILGLDIEQYRMVKEALHERANLLDIAPHLSYPLPIMLPVYKWWQLPYFWAGIKMYDLVAGSKCLKSSYAISKERALELFPMLKKDKLVGAIVYYDGQHNDARMNLSIALTATRLGATIANHARVLSLLKEKDESGKEKLCGAIVRDEITGKEMTVKAKCIVNATGPFTDSIRKMDNQVSKEICAPSLGVHITLPDYYSPEQMGLLDPNTSDGRVIFFLPWEGRTIAGTTDTPCDVSHSPAPTEDDIQFILREVRNYLNPDVEVRRGDVLSAWAGIRPLVQDPNKTDTQSIARNHIVHVSENGLVTIAGGKWTTYRSMASEAMDTAIKACNLSPAHQESQTDGLLLEGAHKWTPTMYIRLVQDFGLESEVAKHLAHTYGDRAFSVAKLASLTGKRWPIVGRRLHSEFPYIDAEVRYACREYAATAVDVIGRRLRLAFLNTQAAGEALPTVVNIMAEEYKWSEGEKKKGS, translated from the exons agACAGTTCATCCGTGTGGCAGCAGCTGAGAATCTTAACAGCAGGCCCACAAAACCCTTGCCAACACGAGAACAGCAGCTTAAAAGTCTCAGCTCAGAgtcttttgatattttgatCATTGGAGGAGGAGCTACTGGTGCAGGATGTGCATTGGATTCTGTTTCTCGTGGTCTCAAGACTGCTTTGGTAGAAATGGAAGACTTCAGTTCAGGCACGTCTTCCAG gTCAACTAAGCTTATCCATGGAGGTGTTCGCTATCTGCAAAAAGCAATATTGGGTCTGGACATTGAGCAGTACAGAATGGTGAAAGAGGCTCTCCATGAAAGAGCTAACTTGCTAGACATTGCTCCCCATCTCTCATACCCTCTACCTATCATGCTACCAGTGTATAAGTGGTGGCAACTTCCCTATTTCTGGGCTGGTATCAAGATGTATGACTTAGTGGCAGGCAGCAAATGTCTCAAGAGTTCTTATGCAATTAGTAAGGAGCGAGCTCTTGAATTATTCCCTATGTTGAAGAAGGACAAATTGGTAGGAGCCATTGTTTACTATGATGGCCAGCACAACGACGCTAGAATGAACCTTTCCATAGCCCTCACAGCAACGAGACTTGGTGCCACCATTGCCAACCATGCCAGAGTCCTGTCactcttgaaagagaaggatgaaagtggCAAGGAGAAGTTGTGTGGTGCCATAGTTAGAGATGAAATAACTGGAAAAGAGATGACAGTTAAAGCAAAGTGCATTGTTAATGCCACTGGACCATTCACAGATTCTATAAGGAAAATGGACAATCAGGTTTCAAAGGAAATCTGTGCTCCAAGTTTGGGTGTCCACATCACACTTCCAGACTACTATTCTCCTGAACAAATGGGACTTCTGGATCCCAATACATCTGATGGAAgagtaattttctttcttccgtggGAAGGCCGTACCATTGCAGGAACTACTGACACTCCATGTGATGTCTCCCACAGTCCTGCCCCAACTGAAGATGATATTCAGTTTATTCTTAGGGAAGTTAGAAATTATCTGAATCCAGATGTAGAG GTACGTCGAGGAGATGTGCTCTCAGCTTGGGCTGGAATACGACCTTTGGTTCAGGACCCAaataagacagacacacaaagtaTTGCAAGAAATCACATTGTGCACGTGAGTGAAAATGGTCTGGTAACAATTGCAGGAGGAAAGTGGACTACATATCGATCCATGGCATCAGAAGCCATGGATACAGCAATTAAAG CCTGCAATCTATCCCCTGCTCACCAAGAATCTCAGACAGATGGTTTGTTATTGGAAGGAGCTCACAAATGGACACCAACCATGTACATCCGTCTTGTCCAAGACTTTGGACTGGAATCTGAGGTAGCCAAGCACTTGGCCCATACATATGGGGACAGAGCTTTCAGTGTCGCCAAGCTGGCATCTCTGACAGGGAAACGCTGGCCAATTG TTGGACGACGCCTACACAGTGAATTTCCATACATTGATGCTGAGGTGCGGTATGCCTGCCGGGAGTATGCTGCCACAGCTGTAGATGTGATTGGTAGAAGGCTTCGTCTGGCTTTCCTTAATACTCAGGCTGCTGGGGAGGCTTTGCCTACTGTGGTTAACATTATGGCAGAAGAATATAAATGGtctgagggagaaaaaaaa AA